The DNA region TCGATAAATCAGAACTATGTAAGTAAATTGCTGTCTTCACGTGTTCTCGGAAATTTGATAATTTCCACTACAACCCGGAAATAATTCATAGAACGATGCTCTTTAAATGTTAGCAGATACTTGTagtgttttaatgctactaaatcatttgtaatattattgttaccaaatacttttaatgttactaaatccagacgtttcttccgggttgaagtgggaattatcgaatttccgaaagcacgtgaaggcagcattagcCCAAACTGGACAGAAAGACAATCACATGAGCAGTTATGTTGTATTTGGTTTAACCCTGatatttatgatttaagaaCAGTTGTTTTCTAAAGGACTGTGCGGGCTCTGCCCTGTGAGTTTAGTGGGTTGGCTCTACATGTATTTGCCCGTGCTCTGACGCGCGTGACTTCCCAGCTTCCCTTGCGCGGTCACCATCATGGCGGACGAGCAGACGGACGAGACGCAGTCGACAGCTGCAGAAATGACGATTTTAACGAATGGAGACTCTCATCCTCCTAAAGAAGACGCGGATCCCGCGGACGAGAGCggcaagaagaagaagaaaaagaagaagaagacgaAACCATCAGCCGCGGGTAAATAATGACGGAGAAAAGAATCGCGTGGCCTCCCGACCGCAGCGCGAGCTCTTCTGATTCACATCTCATATTACCCGAGCTCGAGCTTTAGTTTTGTGTTTCAGATTGATAAGTGAGAGCTCGTGACGCTTGTCCGAGATGATGCCCACGTGCTTCATGTGTGTCGTCTCTGTTTTATAGTGCAGTGGTTCAGTCACCTGCGCCAGAGCGATGAATttgagagttacgacactcgatcTCGCGTGGTTCGTGGAGccctcaatagttccaaacaaatccgtgcTGCCAACCTGtttaaatggattttagcgGGACAGACAACAACAGCTGTATTTGCGTAAATGTTGCTAAATATTAGCACATTGTGTACACTGATTATTACGTTGActacatttatagcagcattttatccagggagtaatatgaatataagatccgtctttgtgtttaattttaacatttaatttcaacTGCCAACTCGTTCAAATGTGAAAACATGCAGTTATTTCACCAAATGTACAGCAAATCCGTTTGGGAGATACTGAATGAATGGGCTCCAGTGCAGTGTTTGGAACTATGGAGTTACTTACGCTTTCTGTGGTGTCGTAACTCTCATATTCAACGGTTCTACAACTGCACGTGCGTGTTCTGAGATTCATATTCGATTGTGTAATGTTGAAAAACGACAAAAGTGTCATTCCAAATAGTGCCAAcgttacgtttacatttatagAAATGTTTGTTCTGGATGTTGTTGTTCGTGGTTTTGGTCCCATGTTGCATGTTGTACAGCCATGTGACAATAAATATTCTCTTGTGttagaaaacaacaacatagaATCTGACATCACCAAAGTGACAAAAGAACTGCAGCAACAAACATTAGAAGACCAAGAGAAGGAGGATGAGGCGGAggacggtgtgtgtgtgtgtgtgtgtctttcagTTTTACATTATATGTCATAAACTTGTCAGTTCATACATGTGCATCTGTGACAGTCCGGTGTTGCTTCTTGAGCTAAATAACAGATGTTGATTATGTACTATATCTGTATTTATTCAGCAGATGGCGAGGAAGGAGATTCCTCaggaaagaagaagaagaaaaagaaaaagaagaaaggaCGTAAGGATTTTCATCAAAGAGGCTGTTTGAAGTTGTCCTGCTTCCTCACGACAcccatctgtcatcatttactcgccttcgagttgttccaaatctgtataaatgtctttgttctgatgaacacagagaaagatatttggaagaatgctcataaccagacagattttgactcttatagtaggaaaaattacatgatcatttttttgttattttgaacacaaaagaagacattttgaagaatgtaggagagcaaacacttctggggcacttttgactcgttgtatttttcctactatgggagtcaatggggcgcaaaatctgtctgtctctgtgttcatcagaacaaagacattgaggccgttttcacacataagggtttgtttcggaacctggtgcgttttctctcttggttggattcgtttaggcatatgtgaacggCAATCacgctaggatccgccccaaaacaatctCTCCGAGtccgcctgaacaaggtggtctcgacccgattgcaaacgaactctggagcggttcggtagacgtgtgaaagccatccgacccaacggaccaacgaaccagactgtatcacaatgtatgatgggtaattatgtaaagttgcgtgacgcaaaagggattgttttgctaatggctccctgtaacaatgttcaaaggaaggaaggaggcgggaaccggcgaacgttaaaccaaacttttaataaaataaacaaacaacaaaacgaaagtaaagtgctgacagctccctcacagtcgactgccggccacacaaacacaataaaacataacataaaatccaggcctggttctctctcgtccttctcctccttttatgcttcccgagctccgccgtgagagaCGCGagacaacgcgcagctgacgctcattatcactcgcatTACCGGCcgtaaaataaacagatgcactctgaccaatcgaaggagagtttactcgcacgtgacttttattaacaaagtttggtccgtttggaaatattgccttgtgaatgcgaaccgaactaaaataaatttcaatattgtagcgatttaacccccggtttcggaacaaaacagtcgatacacaggtgtgaaaacaccctaatacagatttggaacaactggaagttgagtaaatcatgacagaattttcatttttaggtgaaatatccctttaatgttttgttgtatttctcCATTTGTTTCTAGCCAAAGTACAAACGGATCCTCCATCCATCCCCATCTGTGAGCTCTATCCCTCTGGAGTTTATCTCAAAGGCCAGGAGTGTGAATATCCACCCACACACGACGGGTACGGATCTAGACGCTGAATGATAGTGTAGAAAATGTTTGTGTTGAGACTCAGAACcgtggtgtttgttttgtgttcctcaCAGACGCACGGCTGCGTGGAGGACCAGCAATGAAGAGAAGAAGTTTTTGGATCAGGCTAATGAGGAGATGTGGAATGACTTCAGACAGGCGGCCGAGGCTCATCGGCAGGTCCGGAAATACGTCATGAGCTGGATCAAACCGGGCATGAGCATGATCGAGATCTGGTGAGACGATGATTAAGATTGAACTTCAACAACTGCTGTAGGAAGCCGAAAAACCTCTAGAGGGCAAATGGTATAATCCAGATGAAATGAAGTTCATACGTTGAGTTGTCATTTGTCCCTGACAGTCAGAAACTGGAGGATTGTTCCAGGAAACTGATCAAGGAAAACGGTCTGAACGCCGGTTTGGCTTTTCCCACCGGCTGCTCTCTGAACCACTGTGCCGCTCACTACACTCCTAACGCTGGAGATACCACCGTCCTCCAGTACGATGACGTCTGCAAGATCGACTTCGGCACACACATTAACGGTACATCTGAAAACCAACTTTTACTGCCTTTGATTCCCAGTCGTGCGACTGATCTTGTGTGTTGATGTTATCATGTGGTGTTTCAGGTCGAATCATCGACTGCGCTTTTACCGTCACCTTTAACCCGAGATACGATAAACTGCTGGAAGCTGTTAAAGACGCCACAAATACCGGAATCAAGGTAGCGTTCAATCCATTTTACATCAACTTTTCATCCTGAAAATCTCATTTCAGTTGATTTGAATGTTGTGGTGTAATACTCAGACTCGCTGCTGTTGACTGGTTTCATGACATCAGCGTGTTTAGTTACGTGCGGATGAAaccgtttgttttgacaaatGCATTATTGGGTGTTTGTGCATCAGTGTGCGGGGATCGATGTGCGTTTGTGTGACATTGGAGAATCCATTCAGGAGGTGATGGAGTCTTACGAAGTGGAACTTGATGGAAAAACGTATCAAGGTGAGATGAAGTTCCTGTGACGCTGAAGGTTTAAACGGCACCTGCTGGGTTTTTACTGACATGCTGCTTGATGTTTCCAGTGAAACCAATTAGAAATC from Triplophysa rosa unplaced genomic scaffold, Trosa_1v2 scaffold232_ERROPOS241259, whole genome shotgun sequence includes:
- the metap2b gene encoding methionine aminopeptidase 2b isoform X1 — encoded protein: MADEQTDETQSTAAEMTILTNGDSHPPKEDADPADESGKKKKKKKKKTKPSAAENNNIESDITKVTKELQQQTLEDQEKEDEAEDADGEEGDSSGKKKKKKKKKKGPKVQTDPPSIPICELYPSGVYLKGQECEYPPTHDGRTAAWRTSNEEKKFLDQANEEMWNDFRQAAEAHRQVRKYVMSWIKPGMSMIEICQKLEDCSRKLIKENGLNAGLAFPTGCSLNHCAAHYTPNAGDTTVLQYDDVCKIDFGTHINGRIIDCAFTVTFNPRYDKLLEAVKDATNTGIKCAGIDVRLCDIGESIQEVMESYEVELDGKTYQVKPIRNLNGHSIGQYRIHAGKTVPIVKGGEATKMEEGEVYAIETFGSTGKGMVHDDMECSHYMKNFEVGHVPIRLPRAKHLLNVVNENFGTLAFCRRWLDRLGETKYLMALKNLCDLGIIDPYPPLCDTKGCYTAQFEHTILLRPTCKEVVSRGDDY
- the metap2b gene encoding methionine aminopeptidase 2b isoform X2 — translated: MADEQTDETQSTAAEMTILTNGDSHPPKEDADPADESGKKKKKKKKKTKPSAAENNNIESDITKVTKELQQQTLEDQEKEDEAEDDGEEGDSSGKKKKKKKKKKGPKVQTDPPSIPICELYPSGVYLKGQECEYPPTHDGRTAAWRTSNEEKKFLDQANEEMWNDFRQAAEAHRQVRKYVMSWIKPGMSMIEICQKLEDCSRKLIKENGLNAGLAFPTGCSLNHCAAHYTPNAGDTTVLQYDDVCKIDFGTHINGRIIDCAFTVTFNPRYDKLLEAVKDATNTGIKCAGIDVRLCDIGESIQEVMESYEVELDGKTYQVKPIRNLNGHSIGQYRIHAGKTVPIVKGGEATKMEEGEVYAIETFGSTGKGMVHDDMECSHYMKNFEVGHVPIRLPRAKHLLNVVNENFGTLAFCRRWLDRLGETKYLMALKNLCDLGIIDPYPPLCDTKGCYTAQFEHTILLRPTCKEVVSRGDDY